A single Mustela lutreola isolate mMusLut2 chromosome X, mMusLut2.pri, whole genome shotgun sequence DNA region contains:
- the TEX28 gene encoding testis-specific protein TEX28, which produces MVLKEEDSKSSSATIPSNVPSNIASSIPSCRSLSSAEDGPSGHCSLPTGELARNLQDSVRHRILYLSEQLRVEKASRDENTMGYLKLVSKADRHQAPHIRQAFERVNQRASATIAQIERRLRHCHQQLQELQEGRRPRGFALKAKSSLDECKQPREKTPFSEPPKPSRPDGLSTKLSDVVRHVPLESDFRASQPGKPSETKCVAQRRNLLLQKMKEDLKAARELHLSLQVSYQSLKEKHGTDLQASLVSLREEKCRQALLEEQADQHLQGRLDEIYRLRQSLASAEEKMAYLSYERAKEIWEVMETFKNRISKLETLQRATQVEMMESSRTRPQKFVSRCASLLLTLAAVFLVFVSTVCACPLPLVTSRLRTCTTLMLIGLGALAWQKWHALPAADWQAWVPSRWRLSSKDSKPLSDGT; this is translated from the exons ATGGTTTTAAAG GAGGAAGACAGCAAGAGCTCAAGTGCCACCATTCCCTCCAACGTCCCCTCCAACATTGCCTCCAGCATTCCCTCGTGCAGGTCCCTGTCATCCGCCGAGGATGGCCCCAGCGGCCATTGCAGTCTCCCAACTGGGGAGCTGGCCCGGAACTTACAGGACAGTGTCAGGCACCGCATTCTCTACCTCTCCGAGCAGCTGAGAGTGGAGAAGGCCAGCCGGGATGAAAACACCATGGGCTACCTCAAGCTGGTGTCCAAAGCCGACCGGCACCAGGCCCCCCACATCCGGCAGGCCTTCGAGAGGGTGAACCAGCGTGCCTCTGCCACCATTGCCCAGATCGAGCGAAGGCTCCGCCATTGCCACCAGCAGCTGCAGGAGCTGCAGGAAGGCCGCAGGCCCAGGGGCTTCGCGCTGAAGGCAAAGAGCAGCCTGGACGAGTGCAAGCAGCCCAGAGAGAAGACCCCGTTTTCTGAGCCTCCCAAGCCGAGCAGGCCAGACGGCCTGTCCACCAAACTGTCTGACGTTGTCAGACACGTGCCCCTGGAGAGTGACTTCCGAGCCTCGCAGCCAGGGAAGCCCTCCGAGACAAAGTGTGTGGCCCAGCGGCGCAACTTGTTATTGCAGAAGATGAAGGAAGACCTGAAGGCAGCCAGGGAGCTCCACCTCAGCCTCCAGGTGTCCTATCAGAGCCTGAAGGAGAAGCATGGGACGGACCTGCAGGCGTCTCTAGTGTCCCTTCGGGAAGAGAAATGCAG ACAAGCGCTGCTGGAGGAGCAGGCGGACCAGCacctgcaggggcgcctggatgagaTCTACCGCCTCAGGCAGAGCCTGGCGAGCGCAGAGGAGAAAATGGCCTATCTGTCCTACGAGAGAGCCAAGGAGATATGG GAGGTCATGGAGACTTTCAAGAACCGCATATCTAAGCTTGAAACGCTACAACGAGCCACACAAGTGGAGATGATGGAGAGCTCCAGGACCCGCCCCCAGAAGTTTGTGTCGCGATGCGCGAGCCTGCTCCTCACGCTGGCCGCCGTCTTCCTGGTCTTCGTCTCCACTGTGTGCGCCTGTCCCCTGCCACTGGTGACCTCTCGCCTGCGCACGTGCACCACACTCATGCTCATCGGTCTTGGGGCCCTGGCCTGGCAGAAGTGGCACGCCCTCCCTGCCGCAGACTGGCAGGCCTGGGTCCCCTCCAGATGGAGACTGTCTTCCAAGGACTCCAAGCCTCTATCAGACGGGACTTAA